In Roseofilum casamattae BLCC-M143, a single window of DNA contains:
- a CDS encoding LemA family protein, with protein sequence MVRIVAILVVLGTLITLLASMVVSTYNSLVKLRNRYENAFAQIDVQLRRRHDLIPNLVEAVKGYMKHERETLEAVIQSRNAAVTASSQAAGAPGDPRAMQALGSAEAALTGSLGRLFALAEAYPDLKADSNMSQLMEELRSTENKIAFARQAFNDGVTLYNTKREVFPSNIIAGLFNFPAAQLFQETDPDVKQAPTISF encoded by the coding sequence ATGGTTAGAATAGTCGCGATTCTGGTCGTTCTCGGTACTCTAATTACTTTGTTGGCGTCAATGGTCGTTAGTACTTATAATTCTTTGGTGAAATTGCGAAATCGCTATGAGAATGCCTTTGCACAGATTGACGTACAATTGCGCCGCCGTCATGATTTAATTCCCAATTTAGTGGAAGCAGTTAAAGGTTATATGAAACACGAGCGAGAGACTCTCGAAGCCGTGATTCAATCCAGAAATGCTGCGGTGACGGCGAGTTCCCAAGCAGCAGGGGCGCCAGGAGATCCGAGGGCAATGCAGGCATTAGGAAGTGCCGAAGCAGCGCTGACGGGGTCTTTAGGACGGTTGTTTGCGTTAGCGGAAGCCTATCCCGATCTCAAAGCAGATAGCAATATGAGTCAGTTAATGGAAGAGTTGCGATCCACTGAAAATAAGATTGCCTTTGCGCGGCAAGCGTTTAATGATGGGGTGACGCTTTACAATACCAAACGAGAGGTATTTCCGAGTAATATTATTGCTGGTTTATTTAATTTTCCTGCCGCTCAGTTATTCCAAGAAACCGATCCAGATGTAAAACAGGCTCCGACAATTTCGTTCTAA